From Acidobacteriota bacterium, one genomic window encodes:
- a CDS encoding glycosyltransferase codes for MAQHDNSHGPPRRLTFGFLDFAAGGAQELVLTACRHLDRGRFAPHLLCLRGRGRWLPRARRAELPVATLGRLEGSWDAAAVFHARRHLRRWRTEILHLPLYSRAFPYFRLAARLAGVPLVVAHELGRPTPPRRRRRWADAALNRGSRYLATSRFHRQELIAAGIDPASIAVVYSGIDPAPFAHLPARTARQGPLRRQYAIGERPVVLVPSRLHPMKGHVDLIAAHRRVQRKVPEIRLILAGDGPERSALEAAVAAAGCGDSIHFLGHRDDLPALLAEADVVCLPSHREGLPAALLEAYAAARPVVATAVGGVPEALTDGREGRLVPPRDPEALADALSELLRAPASGQACGAAGRRTLTERFTADRTTAALEAQYLAWWQEAQGER; via the coding sequence TTGGCCCAGCACGACAACTCCCACGGCCCTCCCCGACGCCTGACCTTCGGCTTTCTGGACTTTGCCGCCGGCGGCGCCCAGGAGCTCGTCCTGACCGCCTGCCGACATCTCGACCGCGGCCGCTTCGCGCCCCACCTGCTGTGTCTTCGCGGCCGCGGACGATGGCTCCCTCGGGCCCGCCGAGCCGAGCTGCCGGTCGCCACCCTGGGACGCCTCGAAGGCTCCTGGGACGCAGCAGCGGTCTTCCACGCTCGCCGCCACCTGCGCCGCTGGCGAACCGAGATCCTGCACCTGCCGCTGTACTCGCGCGCATTTCCCTATTTCCGCCTCGCCGCCCGCCTCGCCGGCGTTCCTTTGGTCGTTGCCCATGAGCTCGGCAGACCGACCCCGCCTCGCCGCCGGCGGCGCTGGGCCGACGCGGCGTTGAACCGCGGATCCCGCTATCTGGCGACCTCCCGCTTCCATCGCCAGGAGCTGATCGCCGCCGGCATCGATCCCGCTTCGATCGCGGTGGTCTACAGCGGCATCGATCCGGCTCCCTTCGCCCACCTGCCGGCTCGCACCGCGCGCCAAGGGCCACTGCGCCGGCAGTACGCCATCGGCGAGCGGCCGGTCGTTCTGGTGCCCTCCCGGCTCCATCCCATGAAGGGCCATGTCGACTTGATCGCGGCTCATCGCCGGGTACAGCGCAAAGTCCCCGAAATCCGTCTCATCCTGGCCGGCGATGGACCCGAAAGGAGCGCCTTGGAGGCCGCCGTGGCGGCCGCCGGCTGCGGCGACAGCATCCACTTCTTGGGCCATCGCGACGATCTCCCGGCACTGCTGGCGGAAGCCGATGTCGTCTGCCTGCCATCCCATCGCGAGGGACTCCCGGCGGCCCTGCTCGAAGCCTACGCCGCCGCTCGACCGGTGGTCGCCACGGCCGTTGGGGGGGTCCCCGAGGCCCTCACCGACGGTCGCGAAGGGCGGTTGGTTCCGCCCCGGGATCCGGAGGCCCTCGCCGACGCCCTCAGCGAATTGCTGCGGGCGCCGGCGAGCGGCCAGGCCTGCGGTGCCGCCGGTCGACGCACCCTCACCGAGCGCTTCACCGCCGACCGCACCACCGCGGCCCTGGAGGCGCAGTATCTGGCCTGGTGGCAGGAAGCGCAGGGCGAGCGATGA